A single Lolium perenne isolate Kyuss_39 chromosome 6, Kyuss_2.0, whole genome shotgun sequence DNA region contains:
- the LOC127310075 gene encoding uncharacterized protein: MEAKRSSSAAIAAVCVLLLVTLPGQVSAKSKFCECYEGCYSACRHHVARFLCVPFCANKCSPSQATATAAAVGGGDSCLGACAAAKICGQSDPPAETVEVETCAQTCKRKIRQN; this comes from the exons ATGGAGGCGAAGAGATCGAGCtcggccgccatcgccgccgtgtGCGTGCTCCTCCTGGTGACGCTGCCCGGGCAGGTGTCCGCCAAGTCCAAGTTCTGCGAGTGCTACGAGGGGTGCTACTCGGCGTGCAGGCACCACGTGGCGCGGTTTTTGTGCGTTCCGTTCTGCGCCAACAAATGCAGCCCCAGCCAGGCCACCGCCACTGCCGCTGCCGTCGGCGGCGGCGACTCGTGCTTGGGGGCCTGCGCCGCCGCCAAGATCTGCGGCCAGTCGGATCCGCCGGCCG AGACAGTTGAAGTGGAGACCTGCGCGCAGACCTGCAAGAGGAAAATCAGGCAGAATTGA
- the LOC127310069 gene encoding uncharacterized protein — translation MASAKLAALGFIVLLSIGLANAGRVARYSSSQGTGSGEGGGGGEVSGGGSGSGSGAGFGQSSSSGAHASSGGGGEGSGHSQPGGTGSGSGSGAGSGYGGYNGEYYNGGYTEDPVVGLVPAQAPVQAQGPVSAQAPLQAQGPVSAESPMYIYESDVGESSSSGGSGGGGGGGQATGGYYGSSGYGSGSGYGSGSSDASNNYYYGYRNANAYSNGGGSGSGQGTNGGNGGGSGAGSGFGNTNP, via the coding sequence ATGGCAAGCGCTAAACTAGCTGCTCTCGGGTTCATTGTACTCTTGAGCATTGGATTGGCCAATGCTGGAAGGGTGGCTAGATACTCTAGTTCTCAAGGAACAGGATCTGGAGAGGGAGGGGGTGGGGGTGAAGTGAGTGGTGGTGGCTCAGGATCAGGGAGCGGAGCTGGTTTTGGCCAGAGTTCAAGCAGTGGTGCACATGCAAGCAGTGGAGGTGGAGGTGAAGGGAGTGGCCATAGCCAGCCCGGCGGTACTGGATCCGGCAGCGGGTCCGGTGCCGGCTCAGGATATGGTGGTTATAATGGTGAATATTATAATGGTGGATATACTGAAGATCCGGTAGTCGGCTTGGTGCCGGCTCAGGCTCCGGTGCAGGCTCAGGGTCCGGTGTCGGCTCAGGCTCCATTGCAGGCTCAGGGTCCGGTGTCGGCTGAGTCTCCGATGTATATATATGAAAGTGATGTTGGTGAATCTTCCAGCTCAGGCggtagcggtggtggtggtggtggaggacaaGCAACCGGGGGGTATTATGGATCTAGTGGCTATGGATCTGGTAGTGGCTATGGATCCGGCTCTAGTGATGCAAGTAATAACTACTATTATGGATATCGTAATGCAAATGCATATTCTAATGGTGGTGGTAGTGGAAGCGGACAAGGCACCAATGGTGGGAACGGAGGCGGCAGCGGCGCTGGATCTGGTTTTGGCAATACCAACCCGTAA